In Haladaptatus sp. QDMS2, a single window of DNA contains:
- a CDS encoding heparinase II/III family protein, which produces MSSHDDTPQGKTIDWADAATGDGLLDPDRLLPDTDRRRFLKASGVAALGSLFAGGASGATPTTNTAGKTRVTYFTEADRQAARENVENYEWAKAERDDAVSQADTVLSTFTLDDLWRYVGSQDIPRAAFLANGNAGYYPWESEWGPKEPLPDVSYATKPGEQWKITNGEYTLPTNDFEAYRESGMDDEGKFDPTLADDSLLVNEEHPEMGEGWGVDDGTGWVDEDGDLGTAGVRWVPVAWAHHWNTIYGYRSMLNALYQAYLFTEEQRYARAATVVLDRVGDVYPEFNLLDTVQFESGGYSYLNGLPISSHGGTGRGKQVGSIWESFWVKAVLKAYDAVFPGQDGDAELVEFLSGKAAQYPGLGPKDSLADVRRNIEEGLLQQILPAMKNAQIRGNFGSHQTTLALSAIIQDMPNGYTADALDFLFQAGGLEYEDDGTPWGNWYISGGDVLSSILTKFDRDGHPYEGSIHYNSLVASALQGTADALNGYDAYEGADLYQNPIFKQSFQTQHQVTFLNKFVPKYGDNAGAGEPGFENMIGVDNLVRAYDVYGGDDLARWIYLRNRESMDGLRQGIYNENPNSVKADIEAILEAKGPLDIGSTQLAGQGLTALRSGEPDVGRAVWTYYGRNGFGPDAGYGAGHTHRDTLNIGLFGHGLNLSPDLGYPEETGNWPKRWNWTGNTISHNTVLVDEQRQDKQWVSTPRHFDHTDRVQLFEIDAANVYPQCEQYERTTAQVTIDDENSYVVDFFRVDGGDDHIFSFHGGTVPTDQFTYELNEGVSEFVVRNGGGSLEASREKSYSGMWSTRVRDPSGDVHDWRGLSVDTGTSDVDVSVKINTSVTGYNDYWHHNHSVYLGRDGDGRHVVVGVGNQAADDDPRMGLYYPEDNTWGDHKSIADWEKATWYTLNVSKTGTSVEVSLGDESGTTHDAGAFTLPSDTDGAVGVFGGIGKGQTGALYFDDFVANGSAYDFFSTNYTEQAGIETAGLDLVAQNGGTYAGTSVPKPGYGEDTTYNDEVGNGFNYLYNVERDDAPGESFAVDWDLEDYWDVLDEPADVHLRMTMLTDVDEVAICNGDPPQRWGNPETFKYVLARRMGNDLSTQFTSVFESYDGERQVESITEVPVASDDPTARAVKVELTTGQTDYVVSASNHELEHAVGDVFSFVGAFAVYSTDVDGSHEHAYVHDGKLLIAGGDQLINESQGRIEGTVEDFTRDLSMENVIDIKTTSGNSRLAEADGMWIYADAVEMRNGAYAIRGIESGDANRATVDIGERTTVKEFIDPKNPDAGYEYILEAGGEFVIPLSASWSA; this is translated from the coding sequence ATGTCGAGCCATGATGACACACCGCAAGGTAAAACTATCGACTGGGCTGACGCGGCCACGGGCGACGGGTTACTCGACCCGGACAGATTGTTACCGGACACCGACCGACGACGATTCCTGAAGGCGTCCGGCGTCGCCGCGCTGGGTTCGCTCTTCGCAGGTGGGGCGAGCGGCGCAACACCGACCACGAACACCGCGGGGAAGACGAGAGTGACGTACTTTACAGAAGCAGACAGACAGGCGGCGAGAGAGAACGTAGAGAACTACGAGTGGGCGAAAGCAGAGCGCGACGACGCCGTCTCGCAGGCGGACACCGTACTCTCTACATTCACGCTGGACGACCTCTGGCGGTACGTTGGCTCTCAGGACATCCCACGGGCCGCGTTTCTGGCGAATGGGAACGCTGGGTACTACCCGTGGGAGAGCGAGTGGGGGCCGAAAGAACCACTTCCCGATGTCAGCTACGCGACGAAGCCCGGAGAGCAGTGGAAGATTACGAACGGCGAGTACACCCTGCCGACCAACGATTTCGAGGCCTACCGCGAGAGCGGAATGGACGACGAAGGGAAGTTCGACCCGACGCTCGCCGACGACTCGCTGCTCGTGAACGAAGAACACCCCGAGATGGGCGAGGGCTGGGGCGTCGACGATGGAACGGGCTGGGTGGACGAGGATGGCGACCTGGGCACGGCCGGGGTTCGTTGGGTCCCGGTCGCGTGGGCGCACCACTGGAACACCATCTACGGCTATCGCTCGATGCTGAACGCGCTGTACCAGGCGTATCTGTTCACCGAAGAGCAGCGATACGCGCGGGCCGCGACGGTCGTCCTCGACCGGGTTGGGGACGTGTACCCCGAGTTCAACCTCCTCGACACCGTACAGTTCGAATCCGGTGGCTATTCGTATCTGAACGGGTTGCCGATTAGCTCACACGGCGGGACGGGCCGCGGGAAGCAGGTCGGGTCCATCTGGGAGTCGTTCTGGGTGAAAGCCGTCCTGAAAGCCTACGATGCCGTGTTCCCCGGTCAGGACGGGGACGCGGAGCTCGTCGAGTTCCTCTCAGGAAAGGCTGCGCAGTATCCCGGGCTGGGGCCGAAAGACTCGCTTGCCGACGTGCGGCGGAACATCGAAGAAGGATTGCTCCAGCAGATTCTCCCCGCGATGAAGAACGCGCAGATTCGCGGGAACTTCGGGAGTCACCAGACAACGCTCGCGCTCTCTGCGATTATCCAGGATATGCCAAACGGGTACACCGCAGACGCCCTCGACTTCCTGTTCCAGGCCGGCGGCCTCGAATACGAGGACGACGGAACGCCGTGGGGCAACTGGTACATCTCCGGCGGTGACGTGCTCTCCTCGATTCTGACGAAGTTCGACCGCGACGGCCATCCCTACGAGGGGAGCATCCACTACAACAGTCTCGTCGCGAGCGCGCTGCAGGGGACCGCGGATGCGCTGAACGGCTACGACGCCTACGAGGGGGCAGACCTGTATCAGAACCCTATCTTCAAGCAGTCGTTCCAGACCCAACACCAGGTCACGTTCCTCAACAAGTTCGTCCCGAAGTACGGGGACAACGCCGGGGCCGGCGAACCCGGCTTCGAGAACATGATCGGCGTTGACAACCTCGTGCGTGCCTACGACGTCTACGGTGGCGACGACCTCGCTCGCTGGATTTACCTCCGGAATCGCGAGTCCATGGACGGTCTTCGGCAGGGCATCTACAACGAGAACCCGAATTCGGTGAAAGCAGACATCGAGGCGATTCTGGAGGCGAAGGGACCGCTCGACATCGGTAGTACACAACTAGCCGGACAGGGACTCACCGCGCTTCGGAGCGGTGAACCGGACGTTGGCCGCGCCGTCTGGACGTACTACGGACGCAACGGCTTTGGCCCCGACGCTGGCTACGGTGCGGGTCACACACACCGAGACACGCTCAACATCGGATTGTTCGGTCACGGACTAAATCTCTCACCCGACCTTGGCTATCCAGAGGAGACGGGTAATTGGCCAAAGCGATGGAACTGGACAGGGAACACCATCAGCCACAACACGGTTCTCGTGGACGAACAACGCCAGGACAAACAGTGGGTCTCGACACCCCGCCACTTCGACCACACAGACCGCGTCCAGTTGTTCGAAATCGACGCCGCGAACGTCTACCCACAGTGCGAGCAGTACGAGCGGACGACGGCGCAGGTGACCATCGACGACGAGAACTCCTACGTCGTGGACTTCTTCCGGGTCGATGGCGGCGACGACCACATTTTCAGTTTCCACGGCGGGACGGTTCCCACCGACCAATTCACCTACGAACTGAACGAGGGCGTCTCCGAGTTCGTGGTTCGAAACGGTGGCGGGTCGCTCGAAGCCTCCCGCGAGAAATCGTACTCGGGGATGTGGTCCACTCGCGTCCGCGACCCCTCGGGGGACGTTCACGACTGGCGCGGCCTCTCTGTCGACACAGGGACGAGCGACGTGGACGTGTCCGTGAAAATCAACACAAGCGTCACCGGCTACAACGACTACTGGCACCACAACCACTCGGTGTACCTCGGACGCGACGGAGACGGCCGCCACGTCGTCGTCGGCGTCGGCAATCAGGCGGCAGACGACGACCCGCGAATGGGACTCTACTATCCCGAGGACAACACGTGGGGCGACCACAAATCGATTGCCGATTGGGAGAAAGCGACGTGGTACACGCTCAACGTGTCGAAGACCGGCACCAGCGTCGAGGTGTCGCTCGGAGACGAGAGCGGGACGACTCACGACGCGGGAGCCTTCACACTCCCGAGCGACACCGACGGCGCCGTCGGCGTCTTCGGCGGCATCGGGAAGGGACAGACTGGAGCGCTCTACTTCGACGACTTCGTCGCGAACGGGTCGGCCTACGACTTCTTCTCGACGAACTACACGGAGCAGGCGGGCATCGAGACAGCCGGCCTCGACCTCGTGGCGCAGAACGGCGGGACCTACGCCGGAACGTCCGTTCCAAAGCCGGGATACGGCGAAGACACCACGTACAACGACGAGGTTGGAAACGGCTTCAACTACCTCTATAACGTCGAGCGCGACGACGCGCCGGGCGAGTCGTTCGCCGTCGATTGGGACCTCGAAGACTACTGGGACGTGCTGGACGAACCGGCGGACGTCCATCTCCGGATGACCATGCTGACCGACGTCGACGAGGTGGCCATCTGCAACGGTGACCCGCCACAGCGGTGGGGCAATCCGGAGACGTTCAAGTACGTGCTCGCCCGTCGGATGGGGAATGACCTCTCGACGCAGTTCACCTCCGTCTTCGAGTCCTACGACGGTGAGCGACAGGTCGAATCCATCACCGAAGTTCCGGTTGCGAGCGACGACCCGACCGCACGGGCGGTGAAAGTCGAACTCACGACCGGTCAGACCGACTACGTGGTGAGCGCGTCGAACCACGAACTGGAACACGCCGTCGGCGACGTGTTTAGCTTCGTCGGCGCGTTCGCTGTCTACTCGACCGACGTGGACGGAAGTCACGAACACGCCTACGTCCACGACGGGAAACTCCTCATCGCGGGCGGTGACCAGCTTATTAACGAGTCACAAGGTCGAATCGAAGGCACAGTCGAGGACTTCACGCGCGATCTCTCGATGGAGAACGTCATCGACATCAAGACCACGTCCGGAAATAGTCGCCTCGCTGAGGCCGACGGCATGTGGATTTACGCGGACGCAGTCGAGATGCGAAACGGTGCATACGCGATTCGTGGCATCGAATCGGGCGACGCAAACCGCGCCACCGTCGATATCGGCGAGCGAACGACGGTAAAGGAGTTTATCGACCCGAAAAATCCCGACGCTGGCTACGAGTACATACTCGAAGCGGGCGGTGAGTTCGTCATTCCACTCAGCGCCAGCTGGTCGGCCTGA
- a CDS encoding ABC transporter substrate-binding protein, translating into MDSASNTTPSGRKRDVSRRTWLRGLGVAGIGAIAGCNDTGRSGTTNTQTGDPPTNANGEPMEPVIDEIMGTSAIPADIQWNPWATPWSGNLAGFAMEYGGLLSAKGELILSGFDDWSFDGDENALTIVLDEELKNWNGDRWTASDMMAYWGVVHHQAPESSQWEQLEVVDKSTARFYYKEPQNPDLLKNVAIHGSIIGWNEDIWGPWVDRYKDAADQDERDQISKELVETIIPHSEFQEKGLGTSPYKLDAITEQEVIFKRWDGHRLADDIEIETIRRPYAANQAREDELITSDQVDFENGPLNQRFEGQVPDYIQNLTTWQGKWLIKMLINWRNREYLQDVNVRRAMAAVIDTEAVATSVGSGNPVKVHSGMDYGFTEKYAGNQMDKYIDYGSKADYELADEYLAKSGYSRENGTVVDENGDELEKLRFVAGTAKSWFLPAQVASAQLKEYGFNVEFNSVERGTKLDIVENKMGDWDLSTESHYAGSTYHPISYFNWGSFWGWRLAKGRFGAAAGSKQQLSEWLDQGEEFSPYNGKPLTPEVPTEIGAQDLSGETKRVNVFELYEEAHTPISQERTNEIIQDLSWAWNFYVPDIDLYNAQQGCWADTKNFDWPDDETVLQIVNGGGPGYCVQHGLTKYNYK; encoded by the coding sequence ATGGACAGTGCTAGTAATACGACTCCGAGCGGACGGAAGCGAGACGTTTCTCGACGCACCTGGCTCCGTGGCCTCGGCGTCGCGGGAATCGGGGCAATCGCCGGCTGTAACGACACGGGACGGTCGGGTACCACAAACACTCAGACCGGTGACCCACCAACTAACGCGAATGGCGAACCGATGGAACCGGTCATCGACGAAATCATGGGTACCTCCGCGATTCCCGCCGACATCCAGTGGAATCCGTGGGCGACGCCGTGGTCCGGAAATCTCGCTGGATTCGCGATGGAGTACGGCGGGCTGTTAAGCGCGAAGGGCGAACTGATTCTCTCCGGGTTCGACGATTGGAGTTTCGACGGTGACGAGAACGCACTCACAATCGTCCTCGACGAAGAGCTGAAAAACTGGAATGGTGACCGGTGGACAGCCTCCGACATGATGGCCTACTGGGGCGTCGTCCACCACCAGGCCCCCGAGTCGAGCCAGTGGGAGCAACTGGAAGTCGTGGACAAATCGACCGCGCGGTTCTACTACAAGGAACCGCAAAATCCCGACCTGCTCAAGAACGTCGCGATTCACGGCTCAATCATCGGCTGGAACGAGGACATCTGGGGGCCGTGGGTCGACCGCTACAAGGACGCCGCAGACCAGGACGAACGCGACCAAATTAGCAAGGAACTGGTCGAGACCATCATCCCACACAGCGAGTTCCAGGAGAAAGGGCTTGGCACGAGTCCGTACAAATTGGACGCCATCACCGAACAGGAGGTCATCTTCAAGCGGTGGGACGGCCACCGCCTCGCGGACGACATCGAAATCGAAACCATCCGACGGCCGTACGCGGCGAATCAGGCCCGCGAGGACGAACTCATCACGAGCGACCAGGTGGACTTCGAGAACGGGCCGCTCAACCAGCGCTTCGAGGGGCAGGTGCCCGACTACATCCAGAACCTTACGACCTGGCAGGGCAAGTGGCTCATCAAGATGCTCATCAACTGGCGCAACCGCGAGTACCTCCAGGACGTGAACGTCCGCCGGGCGATGGCCGCCGTCATCGACACGGAGGCCGTCGCGACGAGCGTCGGATCGGGGAACCCCGTCAAGGTCCACTCCGGGATGGACTACGGGTTCACCGAGAAGTACGCTGGCAACCAGATGGACAAGTACATCGACTACGGTTCGAAGGCGGACTACGAACTCGCAGACGAGTACCTCGCGAAGTCGGGCTACTCGCGCGAAAACGGGACCGTCGTGGACGAGAACGGGGACGAACTCGAAAAGCTTCGCTTCGTCGCGGGAACCGCGAAGTCGTGGTTCCTGCCGGCACAGGTCGCCTCCGCACAACTCAAGGAGTACGGGTTCAACGTCGAGTTCAACTCCGTCGAACGGGGGACGAAACTCGACATCGTCGAGAACAAGATGGGTGACTGGGACCTGAGCACCGAAAGCCACTACGCAGGCAGCACCTACCACCCAATCTCCTACTTCAACTGGGGGTCGTTCTGGGGCTGGCGACTGGCGAAAGGTCGGTTCGGCGCGGCCGCCGGGTCGAAACAACAACTTAGCGAGTGGCTCGACCAGGGTGAGGAGTTCTCGCCGTACAACGGCAAACCGCTCACGCCCGAGGTACCGACCGAAATCGGCGCACAGGACCTTTCCGGGGAGACCAAGCGGGTCAACGTCTTCGAACTCTACGAGGAAGCCCACACGCCGATTTCACAGGAGCGAACGAACGAGATTATTCAGGACCTGAGCTGGGCGTGGAACTTCTACGTTCCGGACATCGACCTGTACAACGCCCAGCAGGGCTGTTGGGCAGACACGAAGAACTTCGATTGGCCGGACGACGAGACGGTTCTCCAGATCGTCAACGGCGGCGGGCCCGGCTACTGCGTCCAACACGGACTCACGAAGTACAACTACAAATGA
- a CDS encoding amidohydrolase family protein: MASKREQYLANAVYDKDEQPVSTLIDAHTHIGQVRQYDLGVTPERMIEYMDSHGIDKAVLFPLESPEGSAYLITTREVLAAASRFPDRFIPFCSIDPRSHPYYDESRFEDAIAEYVDLGARGFGELKCGLPVDDERMQTLYRICGEQDLPILMHIDDQCCTDEPGLPGLERMVQQYPETNFILHAPGWWVHISADVEAGDLGRYPKDPVVRGGRCDELLSEYDNLYADFSMGSGFNALTRDEAYGQEFLSRHHESLIFGSDYLYPGQPVMQFGFFAEFDLSTDQWENICHRNIESLLL; encoded by the coding sequence ATGGCGAGCAAGCGCGAGCAGTATCTAGCGAACGCGGTGTACGACAAGGACGAACAGCCAGTCTCTACGCTCATCGACGCCCATACCCACATCGGGCAGGTGCGCCAGTACGACCTCGGGGTGACGCCAGAGCGAATGATAGAGTACATGGACTCCCACGGCATCGACAAGGCGGTCCTGTTCCCGCTCGAATCGCCCGAGGGCTCTGCCTACCTTATCACCACGCGAGAGGTGCTCGCGGCCGCCTCCCGGTTCCCAGACCGATTCATCCCGTTCTGTTCTATCGACCCCCGGTCGCACCCCTACTACGACGAGTCGCGATTCGAGGACGCCATCGCGGAGTACGTGGACCTCGGCGCGCGCGGGTTCGGGGAACTCAAGTGTGGTCTCCCGGTTGACGACGAACGGATGCAGACGCTCTATCGAATTTGTGGCGAGCAGGACTTGCCCATCCTGATGCACATCGACGACCAGTGCTGTACGGACGAACCCGGCCTTCCCGGCTTAGAGCGGATGGTCCAGCAGTATCCCGAGACCAATTTCATCCTGCACGCACCCGGCTGGTGGGTCCACATCTCTGCGGACGTCGAAGCGGGCGACCTCGGACGGTATCCAAAAGACCCCGTCGTGCGCGGGGGTCGGTGTGACGAACTGCTCTCCGAGTACGACAACCTGTACGCTGATTTCTCGATGGGGTCCGGGTTCAACGCGCTCACCCGTGACGAAGCGTACGGTCAGGAGTTCCTCTCACGCCACCACGAGAGCCTCATCTTCGGCTCTGATTACCTCTATCCCGGCCAGCCGGTGATGCAGTTTGGCTTCTTCGCCGAGTTCGACCTCTCGACCGACCAGTGGGAGAACATCTGCCATCGAAACATCGAATCACTCCTCCTGTAG
- a CDS encoding ABC transporter permease, translating into MSKDPQQQSNRTQTSIFDHGGDFTGQTSTRSERAYRHADQYVLAPIRVGLTDWRMPVGGIIVCFFILLGTIGVDYVPAPKTSDGVPKTPAFVDWAVPLGTDNLGQGVAKQLVHATPAMLKMALAGAIVATGLAVIIGTVAGYKGGTVDSVLMTLTDVVMTIPALPLVIVLAAIYQPKDPFVVGMILAIDNWPGLARALRSQVLTIREESYIEAARTMGISSPTVLGRDIVPQMMPYILINAANAARTVIFESVALYFLGFLPFSTFNWGVMLNLAYQAGAMSNIDLFGHWLIAPMVTLAVFSFGLILFSQGLDRVFNPRLRARHAKTVSSDDRTDISSD; encoded by the coding sequence ATGAGCAAAGACCCACAGCAACAAAGCAACAGAACGCAAACGAGCATCTTCGACCACGGTGGAGACTTCACCGGACAGACGAGCACTCGGTCAGAGCGCGCCTACCGGCACGCAGACCAGTACGTCCTCGCGCCGATTCGCGTCGGCCTCACCGACTGGCGAATGCCCGTTGGCGGCATCATCGTCTGCTTTTTCATCCTGCTCGGGACGATCGGCGTCGACTACGTGCCTGCGCCGAAGACGAGCGACGGTGTGCCGAAAACTCCCGCGTTCGTCGATTGGGCCGTCCCGCTCGGCACGGACAATCTGGGGCAGGGCGTGGCCAAACAACTGGTCCACGCGACGCCGGCCATGCTCAAGATGGCGCTCGCCGGGGCAATCGTCGCGACCGGCCTCGCCGTCATCATCGGCACGGTTGCGGGGTACAAAGGCGGAACCGTCGATTCGGTGCTGATGACCCTCACTGACGTGGTGATGACCATTCCCGCACTCCCGCTAGTCATCGTACTCGCGGCCATCTACCAGCCAAAAGACCCCTTCGTGGTGGGGATGATTCTCGCCATCGACAACTGGCCGGGCCTCGCCCGGGCGCTCCGGTCGCAGGTGCTCACCATCCGCGAGGAGTCCTACATCGAAGCGGCGCGGACGATGGGGATTTCCTCGCCGACGGTGCTCGGACGTGACATCGTCCCGCAGATGATGCCGTACATCCTCATCAACGCAGCAAACGCCGCCCGGACTGTCATCTTCGAGTCCGTCGCACTCTACTTCCTCGGCTTCCTGCCGTTCTCGACGTTCAACTGGGGCGTGATGCTGAACCTCGCCTACCAGGCCGGTGCGATGTCGAACATCGACCTGTTCGGCCACTGGCTAATCGCGCCGATGGTCACGCTCGCGGTGTTCTCGTTCGGACTCATCCTGTTCTCACAGGGCCTCGATCGCGTGTTCAACCCGCGACTGCGAGCGCGACACGCGAAAACGGTTTCGAGCGACGACCGAACCGACATCAGCAGCGATTAG
- a CDS encoding ABC transporter permease, protein MRYYITRIGQAVFTLFAVFTISFFMYRLLPGGPVEAMRQQMVLEAMSTGGEVDMQRINRLVEIYTGIQPTEPLYVQYFNYIRDIVLYQDFGKSIWKNQPVFQILFTAMPWSVFVSIYGLLLGFTTNILLGSLMAYREGGRFDKTMSIVATISTSVPYYVAAILMLSYLAFELGWFPTGGRYDSQLTSPGFNVPFIVSVIRHAALPILTGFVVGFGGGALAMRGNSLRVMGEDYIRVAQLRGLSETRIATRYVTRNAILPMYTSLMIGIASIFSSSIIMEQIFNYPGVGWYTFGAIENRDYPLLMGVFIFFTVITLIGVLIAEFTYGFIDPRASTGDKETY, encoded by the coding sequence ATGAGGTACTACATCACCCGCATTGGGCAGGCAGTGTTCACCCTGTTCGCGGTCTTCACCATCTCGTTTTTCATGTACCGGCTGCTCCCCGGAGGGCCGGTCGAGGCGATGCGCCAGCAGATGGTATTGGAGGCCATGTCAACAGGCGGCGAGGTCGATATGCAGCGCATCAATCGACTCGTCGAGATATACACGGGCATCCAACCCACGGAACCGCTTTACGTACAATACTTCAACTACATCCGGGACATCGTGCTGTATCAGGACTTCGGGAAGTCCATCTGGAAAAACCAGCCGGTGTTCCAGATTCTGTTCACCGCGATGCCGTGGTCCGTGTTCGTGAGCATCTACGGGCTCCTGCTCGGCTTTACCACGAACATCCTGCTCGGGTCGCTGATGGCCTACAGAGAGGGGGGCCGATTCGACAAGACGATGTCAATCGTGGCCACGATTTCCACCTCTGTTCCCTACTACGTCGCGGCAATCTTGATGCTCTCGTATCTCGCCTTCGAACTGGGCTGGTTCCCGACCGGCGGGCGATACGACTCGCAACTCACCTCACCGGGATTCAACGTGCCGTTCATCGTGAGCGTCATCAGGCACGCCGCGTTGCCCATCCTCACCGGGTTCGTCGTCGGCTTTGGCGGCGGTGCACTCGCCATGCGCGGCAACAGCCTTCGCGTGATGGGTGAAGATTACATCCGTGTCGCCCAGTTGCGCGGACTGAGCGAGACGCGCATCGCGACGCGGTACGTGACGCGCAACGCCATCCTCCCGATGTACACCAGTCTGATGATTGGAATCGCGAGCATCTTCAGCAGTTCCATCATCATGGAACAGATCTTCAACTACCCCGGTGTCGGCTGGTACACCTTCGGGGCAATCGAAAACCGCGACTACCCACTGCTGATGGGCGTGTTCATCTTCTTCACTGTCATCACGCTCATCGGAGTGTTGATAGCAGAGTTCACCTACGGGTTCATCGACCCACGGGCAAGCACCGGCGACAAGGAGACGTACTGA
- a CDS encoding alpha-L-arabinofuranosidase C-terminal domain-containing protein yields the protein MTRYYRHEEGASGTAVVELQPEIRSEATIDPNLYGKFAEHLGWNIDHGMEAQLLYNPTFGRWRFRTKNATEDGGYVGTTDPKHRRAMIESHAAHLDFPAAEELESAVADGLAFWWMRLTGGTDEVVVSPDVGPHGNRAQRVEIRNASPEAARGIFQWLYLPLQRTTVYEYSITARARTGTKATLTLGLSLVDEDGVPTTKLASDAVTVRDEWSTVDGRLGVPPAKEPEPDGLLAVTISATADCNVVIDRALLYPDDHVGGADPDVVGFLRESKLPLLRWPGGNFVSDYDWRDGIGPKAERPTTANPAWGGVEPNLFGTDEFVAFCDAVGCEPLICLNAGTGTAAEAAAWVTYCNSDADETALGALRAAHGYEEPFDVKYWEIGNELYGRWQPHWTTPDGYVDRYQRFREAILAADPGVTVLTCGADPDWNEHLIAEGGTDIRTIATHILAGPTVPDDVDRNDFYHALMGYTEQLRERHAELVAEMRAAGIEDPHYAITELQLIPFLESDRGTHVLPPPWRGSRHHPATAELPGKKTIAEAIFDACIIHDCIRSEGVAELVTHSATVNHGGGLQKHRERVWADPCHYGHAMGAVLFEKQPLGVTVTCETVSTDRPFDAIESVSDLPVLDALAAVDEDELAVMLVHRGSGVGDVETTLDLAGLVQDGTAAVTTIDAETMHAENTLENPTRIAPRTTTRPVRGDEVVVTVPEYGLVQVVVTGKE from the coding sequence ATGACTCGGTACTATCGCCACGAGGAGGGAGCATCGGGAACCGCCGTCGTGGAGCTGCAACCTGAGATCCGAAGCGAGGCGACTATCGACCCGAACCTGTACGGAAAGTTCGCCGAGCACCTCGGCTGGAACATCGACCATGGGATGGAGGCACAGCTTCTCTACAACCCGACGTTCGGTCGGTGGCGATTCCGGACGAAGAACGCGACCGAAGACGGTGGCTACGTCGGCACGACTGACCCGAAACACCGTCGCGCGATGATCGAAAGTCACGCCGCTCACCTCGACTTTCCAGCAGCGGAGGAACTCGAATCAGCTGTCGCCGACGGACTTGCTTTCTGGTGGATGCGGTTAACTGGGGGCACGGACGAGGTGGTGGTCAGCCCTGACGTTGGCCCTCACGGGAACCGAGCCCAGCGGGTCGAGATTCGAAACGCTTCACCGGAGGCGGCACGTGGAATCTTCCAGTGGCTGTATCTCCCCCTGCAACGTACCACCGTGTACGAATACTCGATCACGGCACGCGCCAGAACAGGCACGAAAGCGACGCTGACACTCGGGCTCTCTCTGGTCGACGAGGACGGAGTGCCGACGACTAAGCTCGCATCCGACGCGGTCACCGTTCGTGACGAGTGGTCGACCGTCGATGGCCGACTCGGGGTGCCGCCAGCTAAAGAGCCCGAACCGGACGGCCTCCTCGCAGTCACCATCTCGGCCACGGCTGACTGCAACGTCGTGATAGACCGCGCACTCCTCTATCCAGACGATCACGTTGGTGGTGCCGACCCGGACGTCGTCGGGTTCTTGCGTGAGTCGAAACTCCCGTTGTTACGCTGGCCGGGCGGGAATTTCGTCTCCGACTATGATTGGCGGGACGGTATCGGTCCGAAGGCCGAACGGCCGACGACCGCCAACCCCGCATGGGGCGGTGTCGAGCCGAACCTCTTCGGCACCGACGAGTTCGTCGCGTTTTGCGATGCAGTTGGCTGTGAACCGCTCATTTGCCTCAACGCTGGGACTGGCACAGCCGCTGAAGCGGCCGCGTGGGTGACTTACTGCAACAGTGACGCCGACGAGACAGCATTGGGTGCACTCCGGGCCGCCCACGGATACGAGGAGCCGTTCGACGTGAAATACTGGGAAATCGGAAACGAACTCTACGGCAGATGGCAGCCCCATTGGACGACCCCGGACGGGTACGTGGACAGGTACCAGCGGTTTCGGGAGGCGATCCTCGCAGCCGACCCGGGGGTTACGGTGCTCACCTGCGGCGCAGACCCCGACTGGAACGAGCACCTGATCGCGGAAGGGGGGACGGATATCCGAACGATCGCGACCCACATCCTCGCGGGGCCGACCGTGCCGGACGACGTTGACAGAAACGACTTCTACCACGCGCTGATGGGGTACACTGAACAACTGCGCGAGAGACATGCCGAGCTGGTAGCCGAAATGCGCGCAGCCGGAATCGAAGACCCACACTACGCCATCACGGAACTCCAGCTTATCCCCTTCCTCGAGTCGGACCGCGGGACGCACGTGCTCCCACCGCCGTGGCGGGGAAGTCGACATCACCCAGCTACCGCGGAACTCCCGGGAAAAAAGACCATCGCGGAGGCAATCTTCGATGCGTGCATCATCCACGACTGCATACGCAGCGAAGGCGTCGCGGAACTGGTGACCCACTCCGCAACGGTCAATCACGGCGGCGGCCTTCAGAAACACAGAGAACGCGTCTGGGCGGACCCGTGTCACTACGGTCACGCGATGGGAGCCGTCCTGTTCGAAAAGCAGCCACTCGGTGTGACGGTGACCTGCGAAACCGTCTCTACCGATCGGCCCTTCGACGCCATCGAGTCCGTCTCCGACCTCCCTGTTCTCGACGCGCTCGCGGCAGTCGACGAGGACGAACTGGCCGTGATGCTCGTCCATCGTGGCAGCGGCGTCGGCGACGTGGAGACGACGCTCGACCTCGCCGGACTCGTCCAGGACGGGACAGCGGCCGTAACGACAATCGACGCGGAGACGATGCACGCGGAGAACACGCTCGAGAATCCCACTCGGATCGCTCCCCGGACGACGACCCGGCCTGTTCGAGGGGATGAGGTTGTGGTCACGGTTCCCGAATATGGGCTCGTCCAGGTCGTCGTCACAGGGAAAGAGTGA